From a single Alkalihalophilus pseudofirmus genomic region:
- a CDS encoding flagellar protein FlgN, whose product MSAQLVIQALAELLKLHQELNKKALQKPGAIKANDMNALSQVVREEAKLIRAVQAADAKRARAAEEFMMHKGEGREDATVQTLLTYTEGEDRLMIERLQQALLQEVSRLSEMNQQNKELIEESLRFVNLSLDLMVPQSEDVHYQHPTDKQEQTELYSRSAFDSKA is encoded by the coding sequence ATGTCAGCACAACTGGTGATTCAAGCATTAGCGGAGCTGTTAAAGCTTCATCAAGAATTGAATAAGAAAGCACTGCAGAAGCCGGGTGCGATTAAAGCCAATGACATGAATGCTCTCAGCCAGGTTGTTCGTGAGGAAGCCAAGCTGATTCGTGCTGTACAAGCGGCAGATGCCAAGCGGGCAAGGGCAGCCGAGGAGTTTATGATGCATAAGGGAGAGGGCAGAGAAGACGCGACGGTTCAAACGCTGCTTACCTATACAGAGGGTGAAGACCGGCTCATGATAGAAAGACTGCAGCAAGCACTGCTCCAGGAAGTGAGCAGGCTTTCTGAGATGAACCAACAAAACAAAGAGTTAATCGAAGAATCTTTGCGTTTTGTTAACCTTTCCCTTGACCTCATGGTGCCGCAATCAGAAGATGTGCACTATCAACACCCTACAGATAAACAAGAACAAACAGAGCTTTACAGCCGCTCTGCCTTTGATTCGAAAGCTTAA
- the flgM gene encoding flagellar biosynthesis anti-sigma factor FlgM, with translation MMKINPYQSVQQNPYRKQVDTSEKLQGAKKKVDKLEISTEALERQKGNPIEKAREEKVEALKKQIEAGEYKVNPEAVAKKMYEFWNDK, from the coding sequence ATGATGAAGATTAATCCATACCAGTCCGTCCAGCAAAATCCGTACAGAAAACAAGTAGACACATCAGAAAAGCTTCAAGGTGCGAAGAAGAAAGTTGATAAGCTTGAAATTTCGACAGAAGCATTAGAGAGGCAAAAAGGTAATCCGATTGAAAAAGCGCGCGAAGAAAAAGTAGAGGCGCTTAAAAAGCAGATCGAAGCTGGGGAATACAAAGTGAATCCAGAAGCTGTAGCGAAGAAAATGTATGAGTTCTGGAACGATAAATAA
- a CDS encoding TIGR03826 family flagellar region protein, which produces MKNVANCPKCGTIFVKALRPICNTCYKEQEENYDRVSRFMRRKQNRMASIREVHEQTEVPLEQIHQFVKEGRILVTHFPNMGYPCESCGTLIQQGRICESCKGNITGGLDQLAKEKEFKERIEENLKAEERAKNKTYHSLDDRLDK; this is translated from the coding sequence ATGAAAAATGTAGCCAATTGCCCTAAGTGCGGGACAATTTTTGTGAAGGCACTCCGTCCTATTTGCAACACATGCTATAAAGAACAAGAGGAAAATTACGATAGAGTTTCACGATTTATGCGGCGTAAACAAAACCGGATGGCTTCAATCCGCGAGGTACATGAGCAGACAGAGGTGCCGCTAGAGCAAATTCATCAATTTGTGAAAGAAGGACGTATTCTTGTCACGCATTTTCCGAACATGGGCTACCCGTGTGAATCGTGCGGCACGCTTATTCAACAAGGCCGGATTTGTGAAAGCTGTAAAGGAAATATAACAGGTGGTTTAGATCAGCTTGCAAAAGAGAAAGAGTTTAAAGAGCGGATAGAAGAAAATTTGAAAGCTGAAGAACGTGCGAAAAATAAAACGTACCACTCTTTAGATGACCGGCTTGATAAATAA
- a CDS encoding ComF family protein, which produces MRCLICHEKTRAKLSWSAIFLDSEEELVCERCEEGLELLNGEQCELCSRVLADMWRSSAKAFCLDCSKWNQHKTAKDLLVKNTSLYAYNETMKEWLAQYKFQGDAEVGRYFSTKLNSFYAKNFRDYSPVLMPLSNERLHARGFNQVELISKEWLAPTVTLGRRESEQQSKKNRYARISQVNQSPFYIQSGIDSLKTLKKVVLLDDIYTTGTTVRQAAFVLKKHGAEHVESLTLAR; this is translated from the coding sequence GTGAGATGTTTAATTTGTCACGAGAAAACGCGTGCTAAGCTGAGCTGGAGTGCGATCTTTTTAGATAGTGAGGAAGAGTTAGTATGTGAGAGGTGTGAAGAGGGGCTAGAACTATTAAATGGGGAGCAATGCGAGTTGTGCAGCCGTGTACTCGCAGATATGTGGCGATCCTCTGCTAAGGCCTTCTGTCTTGATTGTAGTAAATGGAACCAGCACAAAACAGCAAAAGATCTGCTTGTGAAAAACACCTCGCTTTACGCATATAATGAGACGATGAAAGAGTGGCTCGCTCAATATAAATTCCAAGGGGATGCTGAGGTTGGACGCTATTTTTCAACAAAACTGAATAGCTTTTATGCTAAAAACTTTAGAGACTATTCGCCTGTTCTCATGCCATTGAGCAACGAACGCCTTCATGCTCGCGGTTTTAATCAAGTGGAGCTAATATCAAAGGAGTGGCTTGCTCCTACTGTAACACTGGGAAGGAGGGAAAGTGAGCAGCAAAGCAAGAAGAACCGCTACGCGAGAATCTCTCAAGTCAACCAATCTCCTTTTTATATACAGAGTGGAATAGATTCACTGAAAACCCTAAAAAAAGTCGTATTACTTGACGATATATATACTACAGGAACAACAGTGCGGCAGGCAGCCTTTGTATTAAAGAAGCACGGCGCCGAGCATGTGGAATCGTTAACGCTGGCTAGGTAA
- a CDS encoding DEAD/DEAH box helicase, with protein MSTDLLTFITGKRLLRTEIPFPKHELDLFIHNGTLIESPAILYQQSIPSCVRCGNRDRSLFASHFCYTCQKDCLYCRHCIKLGKVQECKPLIHLAISDKTPFLNHSSSLKWEGELSLAQEKASNSVIKAVEKKSSLLLWAVCGAGKTEMLFKGIEAAINKGERVLIATPRVDVVKELSPRLRAVFPSIAIASLYGGSKDQHKNAQLVIATTHQVMRYYKSFDVVIVDEVDAFPFSYDKSLQYAIQQARKPQSSLIYLTATPTTQIRKIPNLKIVYVPRRYHGFSLPVPNFTWCGNWRTRLKKKKLPPVLMKWFQERLKAKKPTLLFLPSVEVLKEVSHLLASQSIKHEAVYAADKERHDKVKRFRNEEYSLLLTTTILERGITIANLDVAVLGAEDHVFTESALVQIAGRVGRSAKMPTGDVTFLHYGKTDAMVRARAQINWMNKREV; from the coding sequence TTGTCCACCGACTTACTCACATTTATTACAGGCAAGCGCCTGCTGAGAACAGAAATCCCTTTTCCGAAACATGAACTAGATTTATTTATCCACAATGGTACATTAATAGAATCCCCTGCAATCCTTTATCAACAGTCTATCCCCAGCTGTGTACGGTGCGGAAACCGTGACCGCAGTTTATTCGCCTCTCATTTTTGCTACACGTGTCAGAAGGACTGCTTGTACTGCCGCCATTGCATTAAACTAGGTAAAGTTCAAGAATGTAAGCCTCTAATCCACCTCGCAATTTCTGATAAAACTCCATTTCTCAATCACTCATCCTCTTTAAAATGGGAAGGCGAACTTTCCCTGGCTCAAGAGAAAGCTTCTAATTCTGTGATCAAAGCAGTAGAAAAGAAGAGTTCGCTCTTACTGTGGGCCGTGTGCGGAGCAGGAAAAACAGAAATGCTTTTTAAAGGAATCGAAGCGGCTATCAATAAAGGTGAAAGAGTATTGATTGCAACACCGCGTGTGGATGTGGTAAAAGAGCTATCCCCACGACTCCGTGCTGTCTTCCCTTCTATAGCGATAGCAAGCCTATACGGCGGCAGTAAAGACCAGCACAAAAACGCCCAGCTTGTCATCGCCACCACCCACCAAGTGATGCGTTACTACAAAAGCTTTGATGTGGTGATTGTGGATGAAGTCGATGCCTTTCCGTTTAGTTACGACAAAAGTCTCCAATATGCGATTCAACAAGCAAGAAAACCTCAATCAAGTCTTATCTATTTAACAGCCACCCCTACCACTCAAATTAGAAAAATTCCTAACCTGAAAATCGTTTATGTACCGAGGCGTTACCATGGCTTTTCGCTGCCAGTCCCAAACTTCACCTGGTGCGGCAACTGGCGGACACGCCTTAAGAAAAAGAAACTCCCTCCTGTTTTGATGAAGTGGTTTCAAGAAAGACTTAAAGCGAAAAAGCCTACCCTCTTATTTCTCCCCTCAGTTGAAGTGTTAAAGGAAGTCTCTCATCTATTAGCCTCTCAATCTATTAAACATGAAGCGGTCTATGCAGCAGATAAAGAACGGCATGATAAAGTAAAAAGATTTAGAAACGAAGAGTATTCTCTTTTGCTAACGACAACGATTCTTGAGCGTGGGATTACGATTGCCAACCTGGATGTTGCTGTGCTTGGAGCGGAAGATCATGTGTTTACAGAATCGGCGCTTGTTCAAATTGCAGGCCGTGTGGGGAGGAGTGCCAAGATGCCAACGGGTGATGTCACCTTTTTGCATTACGGAAAGACTGATGCAATGGTGCGGGCAAGAGCGCAGATTAACTGGATGAACAAGAGGGAGGTATAG